From Halobacillus sp. Marseille-Q1614, the proteins below share one genomic window:
- a CDS encoding SRPBCC family protein: MFEARTIGMMINKKSSDVYGFVREPMNLAAWANSFCVSVAQKKKDWYVESGDGTARVQFETENSYGVLDFTLRLVNGEELYYPMRVVPHKDRCEVMLTIFRLPEVSEENFLLDGAMAANDLRQLKETLESI, encoded by the coding sequence ATGTTTGAGGCGAGAACAATTGGAATGATGATCAACAAAAAAAGCAGCGATGTCTACGGCTTCGTAAGGGAACCGATGAATTTGGCAGCCTGGGCGAATTCTTTTTGTGTGTCGGTGGCGCAGAAAAAGAAGGACTGGTACGTCGAGTCGGGTGATGGTACGGCTCGTGTGCAGTTTGAGACAGAGAATTCTTATGGGGTGCTGGATTTTACGCTGAGATTGGTTAATGGGGAGGAATTATATTATCCGATGCGGGTGGTGCCTCATAAGGATCGCTGTGAGGTAATGCTGACGATTTTTCGGCTTCCTGAGGTGTCTGAGGAGAATTTTTTATTGGATGGGGCGATGGCGGCAAATGATCTGCGTCAGTTGAAAGAGACGCTGGAGTCGATATAG